The following is a genomic window from Octopus sinensis linkage group LG20, ASM634580v1, whole genome shotgun sequence.
GCAAAAAATCGAAGCCAAATGCCCCTCAGATTTCACCCTTCTATTTTAAGATAAGAGAAGACACTGCTGATAATGTGTATACAAAATGTCAAAATGGTTACAGCAAGATTGTCTTTTGATAATAGGTCTGCTCAACCAGGAAATGACATGGAGTTAAATTACAATAATCACTGCAACAAAGGTGTTCTCAACAAGCAAACTTTGGCATGGCTCTTCATCCTACCATCATAACACTTATCTacggcactccgtcagttacaatgatgaggattccagttaatccaatcaacagaacagcttactcatgaaattaatgtgaaagtatctgagaactccacagacatatgtacccttaatgtagttctcagggagattcagtgagacaaggctggtcctttgaaatacaggtacaacagaaacaggaagaaagatgtggtgaaagagtacagcagggtttgccaccagccactgccagagcctcatggtgccttaggtgtttttgctcaataaatattcacaacgcccagtctgggaattgaaactgtgatcctacgaccgcgagtccgctaccctaaccactgggcccatTGTGCTCCACTATAACACTTAACACAAGAAGGATGCATAAGGTGgtgtagtccttgatacattaTACCTGAAAACAAAACGAGGTGGTCATGACTGAAGTGCTTTTGATCACAGGTTTGCCTGATCAGGATTGAACTGTGGCTAAACAGCAGCTTCTTCAAAGaagtttgttcattttattttacacaaATCCACAAATAATAGAAGAAAATCTAATAAAATCAAACTCTTCAATTCATTTGGAACAAAGTTttgcaattatttctttattttcaaacttgaaattaaaaataaatttattttatagtttaacAAAATATATCAGCTCTGTTTCGAAAGTATATTCGAATCTCtgttttgaaattaaatatttggGGTATATGTACTGTGACTTGGCCACCTCCGCTGACGCACCAATGGGAGGGGTGGTAGTGTTACAGTTCAGGGTTAAAACACCTGATGGTTGTTGGATACCATCTGATGATATCAATTCCTCCTGGTCAAAGCTGCATTCATTTTGGTGAGTGGAAAAGAAACAGCTTCATCTAGATGTTATCAACATAACAtagtgtataaattatataaattacatctatttaaaaagaaaaatcaaacatataAAAACTCAATAAACTGTAAAAATATGCTTTCAtaaattcaatgtttaaaaacaattttatgtcATGTCCACATGTtttaagatgtggtgcggagtttTGGATTAAAATGCTGGGCTGCAGGGGTGCACGTAGAATGAAATGGTAAATGTGAAATGTAAAAGTTTGTGTTTAGGTTAAGAAAAGGGCTTCTGTGAGGCAGAGCCATACCAGAAAAGTATTAGCTGCAACAACTTGAAGCCTGAGCcttcatgaaaataaaaatacaaaagcttTCAATTTATTCAGCACTGGATCAAATCACAGGTTTCAACAAGTTGTTTTGGTCCCAtaaactgaaatgaaatgaaacattgaatataatatttttagcaaaatattgatttcaaatttctgcACAAGACCAGAAGCTTTTTAAAGGAAGTTTTAAATCATGCATGGGCAATCTGCAGCCTATGGGCTGCATACGGCCCTCAATGAGTTTCTAGGTTACTAATTTCATACTAAGACAAAATTAAGAACTGCAAAAAATTCAGTGTAAAGTGGGCAAGTAATATTTCATGCAAATGTGTTTTATCATGCGGCCCTCTCCCACTTCGAAATGGTATGGAGGCGGGCCCCCCAGTTGACGAAGAGTTGCCCATCCCTggtttaaattgattacatcaaccccagtgttcaaatgttagttattttatcaaccccaaaaagaacaaaaggcaagGTTAActtcagtggaatctgaactcagaatgtaaagagccagaggaAATGTCACTTAGGCGTTTTGTCCAAAATTCACTAACAAATCTTTAGCAAATATTGAAATAAGTCAAAGATAGAGGAGATATGGTctttatatttatagttttatgttcAAGTTAATTTTGATAAAGGCAAAGTTTACACAAAAACTCATCTACAGCCAGTATTGGTTTACAATATTGTACGTAAtatggcacttaaaaagcaccattcaagcatggtcattgtcagtgctgcctgactggctcctgtgccggtggcatgtaaaaagcacccactacactcttgtactggttggtgttaggaagggcatccagctgtagaaactttgccagatcagattggagcctggtgcagcctgactggcttgccagtcctcagtaaaaccatgccagcatggaaagtggatgttaaatgacaataatgatgatgatgtaccagtCAAAAGCAAAGAGTCAatctgaatatacataaatataaatattgggcctcagagaggcaaagtggctgagttccttttgagtgttgggcctcatagaggtaatgaccaagatctttggcattatgttgtgcttgaaaagaagactcatcaagccaagcaaaatcacagtcatggcatataccggtgtcacgcaaatggcacatgctggtgacatgtaaaagcacccattgctctctcggagtggttggcattgagaaaggcatccatctgtagaaaaccatgctaaatcagactggagcttggcacagccttccagcataCCAGGccagtgaaaccatccaacccatgccagcagggacaacagatgttaaatgatgatgatgacgaagtaatgaaacaaataataaccATGACGATTTTTAACTTTGACGCAAATCAATAACACTAGAATTTGCAGGTAAGAACTGGTGTCCTGCATCAGGAAGACAGGAAGGACATAAGAATCCGAACGACACAATAAATTCTATGCCTTGTGCAAATTTGAAATGTAATCAGTCAAATGAACCTTGatgtttataattaatattaattttttcaaaacagCAAAGTACATCTTGGCAGATATGGAATTAAACTTATAAGAGGAAGTAATgtaatattcctttttattatatacttataGCAAGAAATTTTGCGGGGAGAAGGCAagttgattttattgaccccaatgcataactggtacttattttcttaactccaaaaagatgaaagacaatgtcaaccttagtggaatttgaactcagaacataacgacagacgaaatgccactaagcaatttgcttagtactaacatttctgccagcttgccacctcaatgatgatgatgatggtaataataataataacaacaacaatgataatgtatATACCTCGTATTGAAGCTGGTGTCAGTGCCatgtttcaaaataatatttttcacatCCAGTGGAGGATCAAGGGAGAATTTAGAAGCTCTTTCCCATCGTTCCAAACGGGTAATACCtggcataaattaaaaaaattatcaagtAATACTGatagaaagaagggagagagagagagcgagagagagagagtctgaaagggagaaagagagagagggagagatttcaGTGAAATTAAAGTTGTTATGGAATAAAAAGCTCTTAATCCTCCAAACAGCTAAAAGGTAATCTGTTTATGTTAATGGTGCTCCTAACaatatatggcctagtggttagggtgttgcactcacaatcatgagatcatGATTTCAATTATTCACACAATTATTCAAacaattattcacacacacatatttgtgaaggtgcatggcttagtggttagggtattcggctcatgctCATAAGGTTGTgaattcaattcctggcagcacattgtatccttgagcaaaacactttatttcagtttgtgggtccactcagctggcaaaagtgagtcgtacctgtaattgaaaaaggGGCAATCTTGTTGCATTCTGTCCCATGCTGAATCTCCCACGGACTTTCTTCACAGACATGCGTACtcacatatgtctgtggagtactcagccacttgcatgttaatttcatgagcaggctgttccatttgTAGGATCAACTGGGACACATTTGTCACCGTAACCGACAGAGAGCCAGTTAaacattgtgtgtgagtgtgtgtggatggatggacggatgtatATGGCTTTTGTTTGGAAGGAAGAGACGATACCCGTGATCTTCTGGCAGGCTGTCACTGCTGGAAAAGACTGATATAGTTAATGTTCAGTTTGAACAGCTGCAAGTCACTGCCTGTGGGTACATCAGGTGTATGATGGTAAAAATCAGAAtgagaaagaaacagacaaagTGGCCAGAAAAATTCGACGGTGGAACTGGACAGAATAAGTAACAAGAGGAAAGAAAGGTATGATAGATGATCTAGGGTTGAGTAGTAACCATTGTAGTCTGTAGAAGATGGAAAGTGAAGGAGACAGCACATCATGTTGGCCAGAGATTGGAGTGTGAGAGCAAGTCCTTGTCAATTATTTGGAGGGATTTGTTCTTGGACCAGTCTAAAATATTCTCATATTTTGCAGCAACACCAATGTTCTGGTtcgtaaaatttttgttttctgttaaatTTTATTCTCTAATGAATTGTATTTTAATGCATACTACAATGTATTCACTAACCATTTTCTCTTACTTTGACATCTTGTGTTTTCTTAATAATATATCTGAATTATAGAAAGCTAAATTTAAAAATGTCTACAGAATTGGCCAAAGTAATATTTAGTTTACAAAGATAGATATTGATTTGAAGCAACTCAGCAAAAAGTAATGTTATGTTGTATATTCATGTCTatgaatatctaaataaatatctattttctcaCCACAGCTTTGGTGGAGAAACTTCGAAATTATtgtcaatttaaatatatatgtacacacacctgtgcacatacacacacacacacatgtatataaacaaactggatttttttacctaagttttacactttaatatatcaataaaaatatctatatcaacatatatatatatatgctgtggtgcacctgagcactgtatacaataatttcattattatcatatatacacgctcacacacacacatgctcactttTAGCcagggagagaaacagacagacaaaaactCTAAAAAATAATTGGTcagcattttattatattttctaaattttcaaaaatcactTAAAGATGTTATCTAGTAAAATGGTACAACAAAAATAATGGATGCAAAAATATTGGTTTattatataaagttaaaaattgTAAAGGAAGGGAAACGTGATTATAGAATATGTTTTTCTTGAGGGAATCAACAACAGAAAGGTACTGAAAAATCAATATTGTGTTATGGATTGAGCTTCTTCCTTCTAAAGTACTTAccatatgaaaatattaataaaatgcaTTATTAAACTTGAAACAATATGATGGAAACAAAATTATACtagaatcattttttttttctttcgtttaaccttttagcatttaaactggccatatccggcccaaatattttatcagttttgCATTCTAACTGACCAGATatatcctctcacacctaccctacaatgtcattctaagaataaacaatcacatcatcaaaatcttgaagctatgagaaattgcatgattatttcaaaaaaatGTGGATAAACAGGCATTTCATGTGAtcgagtaatctgaatgctgaaggattaGACTGAtccggtccaaatattctacctgtttcaatgcatttgacagaataatatgaattctaaagggttaattaatcaCATACCACACATGGGACCATATTTCCAGTTTACATCAAATTCAGtcaaaatttttaattcatcAACTTTGGAAGTGGAAGGTTGAACATCTGGAATTAGAAaaagatttgaaattaaaaaagaaaaacagttataATCTTTTTGTCAGTGTACTTCTGTTGACATATACTAGTTTTGTTTCGGTTAATTTTGAAGAtatgaagtggtatcaaaaggttctaTAGGACTAGTTCTGaaggactagttctgtagcatgccaacagatgtcAGCACATGGCTGCATGCACAATGAAAGCTAGCAGTGACcatcatgaggcagtgtgccaagtgacaccACAGTGTTTATTTCACAAgtgaaatttgtattttcatAATCACGTGTATTCTGgagtctgtgatttttgtcatagacaggaacaaagagccaatatgaaattttgcattaaacttgggaactctgctacagagacactgagcatgctttggcaagcttacggtGATGAGGCAATAGGTCGTATGcaatgttttgaatggtacaggcacttcaaaagtggaagagcgtccctggaagacaatgatgtatctggaagacctgccatgagaATCACCTCTGGAAATGTGCTTTTGTACATCAAGACTGAGTCAGACCGttaatcaagagttctactgtgatgttttgaagcatttgaggaagGATATTTGGTGAAGGTGACCAGAACTGTGGAGCACAAAGAATTGGTTTCTTCACAATAACAATGCACCTGATCACCAAACTCTCCTCATTTGTGAGTTTCTCAATAAATACAACATGGCATCACTTCCTcacctgccctattcaccagatttagcacctgcagacttctaTCACTTCCCCAGgatgaaaatacagctcaaaggttgccattctaacaccattgtcaagatcaAGAGttaatcacagaaggtcctcaacttgcttatgaaaaacgacttccaggccagattccaaaagtggcaggaacattGGAACTGGTGttttgctgtgcaaggtgactattttgaaagagataatgttaaaacttaggtaaataagttattttttattaaatagaaCTACTTCTGGGACTTTTTGATACCGACTTGTAATGTTTAAtggagaatttagtaaagtaactgtcattattaagctaatgTTTGTAATTTTGATAGAGTAGTTTGCTGCAATAAACACCTTATTTCAAGTACACACGTCTACAATAGAGCCATCCCTAGAACACTGTCCATTCCAACCGGACAAATGGTTATAGCTACAGCATCAATTGCCTTGCAAGCTACAAATGTTGCATTGAATTGTACTCATTTGAAACAAAGAGTACCAAGATATAAATGTTGTACTCTGAGTACaccttttttttgtatttctgttgtgCCTGCCACAACATGATGATATAAATACCATTGGCTGCAAATGCTGCACTGAGATGAATACCATCTAAAACGAGGATTACCCAtgaaattattaaccatcatgccaacaaccaccttgggcacctttttgaattccatgtgtctaacacacatggGCATGCCTACATAGTCAGataacagcacagctcccatgactttcagaaacatttgttcacactcagaattgctgaagcatggaacaaactacctgcatcagttgttagttgccaagacattgcatcctttaaaacctcctgAAATTAGCCAACATTACACCCGATATTCCcttccccctccatacacatgcacacatgtatatcatgactcatacactgttcactttcctgacttttctaCATAATTCTATGTTCTGTACATACACCTTTGATGAGGTGCAGTGCATCTGAGcaatatacacaataatttcattatcattattattattaataaggagaGAAAATTATTGTACCCTGAGTTCAGCTTTCTCCTCTCTTATTGTGGCCACCACAAAAAACGAAAAAGCAAAATGCTCAAACCACTTTGTGCCACTTTACACAATAAACTGCTGTTGAAATACATAGTCTAGACATCAACTACACAGAGGCACAGAATACCCTACCCAGGTATTTTATCAGCCACCAATGTACTAGAAGTTTGCTGAAGCTGGATTGAATCAGGGGTACTTAGCAATAACAAAAAGATCCTTTTGTACAGTTATGGATTTCCAATTTTTaacaaggaaatattttaaagttaaaaatatcagaaaccaaaaaacaacaacaataatgtaatGTCAGTGATAGGAaatgtgataatggtgatgatggtaatgccaTTAGTGTTAAAGTCATAATTGAATATGTGGTCCACCTTTTATGGAAGGTGCATGAAAATGATTAGGATTTACTTTCTTTATTCCAAAAGTTTAAATTTAGCAATTCTTTCaaactaaagagaaaaacatCTTTATTATCTTgttaaaattttgacatttttagcAGATGAGAATAGCATATGTGTCCATTTCTAGAGAACATTTATGATATAGGAGAAGTGGATTGAAAAGAACATAGTCTTCCAAAATCTGCACAAAGTCaaactaacaacaataacattaccTATGTTCTACTTGAAATAACTATTTGCTCTAATAAATTCAGGAATCAAAAGTTTTGATTAGTTAGTGATTCCTGTAGTTAGGGTGAAGTTTTTGAGGCAGACGACATACAATCACAAATTATGAAGTTGTCTCTCGTTACTTTTTCAAACAGAATgagtcagatatatatacagtaccCCACTGCTctatcaaaaaaaataaataaataaaataatcataaatttTCCAAACTGTTCTTTCATAAAAAGATGCTCCCCATCATTTCGAAAGCTGTTAAAACAACTGgaaaaatccccgtcaaaacgAAGAGATTCCAACTTATGTGGTCTTCTTGATCCGAAACTCCTCCCACCCACTCGGAAAAGCTTTTCCCCCATAAACTTcattataattgtaatatataccgtttaaaaagtatttgtataaactttcattaaaagatacccattttccagaaagttatgagaGAAAAAAACCGGATTGTGTGAATTTTCCCAAAATCTTCTCCCCACCCCTTCGGAAAAACTTTTCCcctcaaatttctttataatcgtataccatttgaaatatttgaaagttaatataaaatttcattaaaagatatccattttcctgaaagttatgaggaaaaaattcggatcgtgtgaattttccgaaagtcctctcccctcacccccaccccagattcgtttactacacattttttttacacctattacagtttttttttcttttttggtggcCGGGTGTTAAACTGGATATTAACTGATTTTCCTAAACGTACAAGGAAAACACTTCCCTCATACAGataagttcagtgaactatttaatAGACACAGCCTGAGTTTCCTTTAGATTTTAGTAGGTAGGGCTACATTGAGACAGAGACAGTCTGCTCTTGTGGAGATAACATAACATGTCCACTGAACGGCAACTGTAATACGGAAACCGTCGTATACGAGGCAGAGGTAACGGACTGTCTCTCAAATCACGTCTTAAAACGGAAAACCATATTGGACAGTATAGATagatttaaaacatattttagacGAGAATGTCACATATGGAACTACTTTTGTTATATCAGTTGATCAACACAGGAGAAGGAACAACGGAGAAGTCTCTGTGATCtctcgatctgttagaaataacagtcaacttcctttcaaattacaccctaaTCTTCCCTTCTTAGCAAAGAATACAATGGATAGCGCATGCATAGGGGGAGAGTAGAAAGCCAGATGGTGcacacaacatcaataacagttaCTTCTAAGCTTCTATGTCGATAATGACAACATCTTGATAATATTGGGTTGAAATTAATGGCACAAAACTAGAGAGTTGGTCGactggttacatcgaccccagtacatgactaaTACTTTACTTTacgttgtagtgcacctgagtactgtacacaatgttttattattattattattatttatcgacccagaaaggatgaaaagcaaaaatcgacctcgacagatttgaactcagaacctaaacaaTCGGAAGAATTGCTGACAAGTATTTtgtctaaagattctgccagcttgccgccttcaacatcctaattaataaaatatctcattaattaaaaatttttggatttagatgaaaacaaaaagtttgaagctttatatattctttctatcgCAACTTTCCTCCGAGATCCTTCCTtaccaaatgaaatttaaattctaTAATTAGTTTCACTATGAGGTAATGTTGCAATAGCAATGTTACGAGTTAATTAAATATAAGTACAGATTTCCGCCTATCACTTTTCAATTTATAATCGAGTTACACAACAACTCTacttcaaatttaattaatttcagtaAAATAGTTTTTCCCATTTCaattttgctgcttttcaatTTTGTTGGCTCAGAATTATATTTGTACACTCTCATCGTCAAATTAGCTTTTCTTTCAAAACTTTTAACAAGTCTGAGCACGATTTATCGATGTTCCAATTCTTACTTTCACTATCCAGTCCAAAAGTATACTTCTAGAAACAAATTAAAGGCTATTAAATAATTAGTTTTGGTCtaaataatttgttgttgtttggcctCGTATGTATACCTTAATCAAGCACTTCCAGACGTGACCCTCCAATCCTATTTTCAGAGAATATATCTAAAACAATATATTACCTTCCTTTTTTAAATGGTCAGATGTGATTCGGGGggagaatttggttgctatttctagcagtccgAAGGTTCACGTAAACACTTCCTAAACAATTTCTCTTGGAATCGGATCAAAGCCAATTGAGTCATCGCTATAATTAATTACGTCGAGTGATTTCTATATAAATAACTAAGAAGTGGAAAAAAGAACAATCGTATATCATTACTAACCGTGCGAACTGCTTTTCTCCTTTTTCGCGTTAGATTTCTTCTTAAAAAGCGGTTTTCTCTGCTTAAATTCGTCGGTGATTCGTCTTTGTTTTCGATTGACCATTTTTGAAGTGATTTACGCAAAACGAAATTGTTTTTTCCTCAAAGAACGACAACTGCAGCGAACTTGGCAATGTGGCAACAACCAATGGGGATTGTCAGTGCGCAGTCGTTTGACCTGCTGAAAGTAGCAGTCAAATTCTCGCAATCCATACaattatctttttaaaaaaaagcctTAAATCAGGTTCTTATTTTGTGTTCGGCCGGAAGAAGGCGACGTGGACAAACCTTCAATGCTTTCACAAGCCCGACgaaacaagtagtagtagtagtagtagtggtagtagtaattagtagtagtagtagtagtagtaattagttgctgtagtagtagtagttagtagtagtagtagtagtagtagtagtagtaatttgtagtagtagtagtagtgattagttgtagtagtagtagtaattagttgtagtagtagtagtaattagtagtagtagtagtagttttagccTATTTGTGGGTGCAGTCTCCATTGTACATCTCACTTAAACTTTGGTTTGTTGAGTGGGTTGAGAAAATACTTCCGTAAAATATTTCCCAAttttgtaaacttttttttttctggatgaTGGAGATAAGATTGATATGAACACATACGAAGATAAAATCActgggttttttgtttgttttttttcgacAGTAAGCAACATGGGAGGATGTTTTGGAAGCTCCTGTTCATGGAATCCCTGCAAGTTTCGTGTTAGGTGTCTATACAGCATGTGATTGACTCTTAAGGGTCAGGAAAAAATGAAGGGTTTCATAATTTGTGCCTGTGTTGGAAGTGATAAGGAGTAGGTCAGTCATATAAAAGAGAAAGTCTGTGGGGAACATCAGAATTGATAGCATATGGTCAGACTGATCTCCATTTGCACGTATCACAATAGCACAATTTGGCAAGAGGCAATTGATCCAAGAAATAGAAGATTGATGAAGGCAGTTTTGGGGAACAGTTTTGAGAGGAGATTTTAATaccacagtaaaaaaaaagaaatgtcttaCTCGTATCAAACACCATTAACTGCCTCCACCAAATTCATCAAAAGAGAAGCCCTCTGGCAAGTGATATAGAAGAGCAGGTCCCCAATTGATTTGGCTTTATGAAAGCCATATTAATCATTATCAAAAAGGTGGTTCGAAGTGCTTTTTCCATCATTTTTGGCCAGTTGGAAGTGAGAGTAATAGGTTCATTGTTGGTGAAGTTTGATAGCTTTTCTTGGGAATGGGATATACTTCATGTTTTAAAAATAGAGGTAACTCTGGGAAGACATTGTTTGAGAGTAATGAAGGAGATGTTATCAGGTTCAGCGACTTCAACGTTTTGATGCCAACCCACCTACAGCCACCCCAACTTCTCTGatataaattttctgttttaaaatgatcaaattataaccaaattaaaaaaagttcatgttaatttatattccaaacactagctcaactacaaaaaaaaaagttgttttttaatctttaaaaataattgaaactaaAGCTgtgtat
Proteins encoded in this region:
- the LOC115222552 gene encoding DNA polymerase delta subunit 4, producing the protein MVNRKQRRITDEFKQRKPLFKKKSNAKKEKSSSHDVQPSTSKVDELKILTEFDVNWKYGPMCGITRLERWERASKFSLDPPLDVKNIILKHGTDTSFNTSLWDQNNLLKPVI